A genomic region of bacterium contains the following coding sequences:
- a CDS encoding sigma-70 family RNA polymerase sigma factor: MSAKDTTVDPKHSNVDPEEEAARNRNTLLSYFNDIASIPTLTKEQEVMLAKEMETATFEMRAGILSVPFTWREAVEIWIGLQNENRVTAKMSEAYGSGTPDGEERGERLDKCLKRVEAQLAKYDELNAEAKPEKDKTDRVAKSIQRKLKEADLSMQIFERVRRKLRSARDTMQGFDRQIESLKSPKRMPRSEKGKVERDRDVRALRKQLREVEKSVGMRTPDFLKLMDQVDMAYDRLMYHKNKFVQHNLKLVIAIAKDYRNMGIAFQDLIQEGNLGLIRAVEKFDYRRGHKFSTYALWWIRQALIRAIQNQSRTIRIPSHMHDTLLKYYRTFNALSKRLGREPKNSELAKELKITVEQTERLQKMTREPVSLETQVKGTDSKVLKDFVKDPTSISPLDGLDRFRLEKATEESISQLNERERNILRWRFGMKGEQDHTLEEIGEKLGLSRERVRQLEARAIEKLRHSSKQRLLEVFADL; the protein is encoded by the coding sequence ATGAGCGCCAAGGACACCACCGTAGATCCGAAACACAGCAACGTGGACCCCGAAGAGGAAGCGGCGCGCAACCGCAATACGTTGCTCTCCTATTTCAACGACATCGCCAGCATTCCGACCTTGACAAAGGAACAGGAAGTGATGCTCGCGAAGGAGATGGAGACGGCCACGTTCGAAATGCGCGCGGGCATTCTCTCGGTGCCGTTTACCTGGCGCGAGGCCGTAGAGATCTGGATCGGATTGCAGAACGAGAATCGCGTGACTGCAAAGATGTCCGAGGCCTACGGTTCGGGTACACCGGACGGTGAGGAACGCGGCGAACGACTCGACAAGTGCCTCAAGCGGGTGGAAGCACAACTCGCCAAATACGACGAATTGAATGCCGAAGCCAAACCGGAGAAGGACAAGACCGACCGCGTCGCAAAGAGCATCCAGAGGAAGCTCAAGGAAGCGGATCTGTCGATGCAGATCTTCGAGCGGGTACGGCGCAAGCTGCGAAGTGCGCGTGACACCATGCAAGGGTTCGATCGCCAGATCGAAAGCCTGAAGTCGCCCAAGCGCATGCCTCGCAGCGAAAAGGGCAAGGTCGAACGCGATCGCGACGTACGAGCATTGCGCAAGCAGTTGCGCGAAGTCGAGAAGTCGGTCGGCATGCGGACTCCGGATTTCCTGAAGCTGATGGACCAGGTGGATATGGCCTACGACCGGCTCATGTACCACAAGAACAAGTTTGTGCAGCACAACCTGAAGCTGGTCATCGCGATTGCCAAGGACTACCGGAACATGGGTATCGCGTTCCAGGACCTGATTCAGGAAGGCAACCTCGGGCTGATTCGCGCGGTCGAGAAGTTCGACTATCGCCGCGGTCACAAGTTCTCGACCTACGCACTCTGGTGGATCCGGCAGGCACTGATCCGCGCCATCCAGAATCAGTCGCGAACGATCCGTATTCCGAGTCATATGCACGACACGCTCTTGAAGTACTACCGGACCTTCAATGCGCTCTCGAAGAGGCTCGGTCGCGAGCCGAAAAACTCGGAGCTCGCCAAGGAGTTGAAGATCACAGTCGAGCAGACGGAGCGTCTCCAGAAGATGACGCGCGAGCCGGTTTCGCTCGAAACGCAGGTGAAGGGGACGGACTCGAAGGTGCTCAAGGACTTCGTAAAGGATCCGACCAGCATCTCGCCGCTGGACGGTCTGGATCGTTTCCGGCTGGAAAAGGCGACGGAGGAATCGATCTCTCAACTCAACGAGCGGGAGCGCAACATCTTGCGCTGGCGTTTCGGCATGAAGGGAGAACAGGACCACACCCTGGAAGAGATCGGGGAAAAGCTGGGCCTGTCCCGCGAGCGCGTGCGCCAGCTCGAGGCGCGGGCGATCGAGAAACTGCGCCACTCCTCGAAACAACGCTTACTAGAGGTCTTTGCGGACCTCTAG